A region from the Eptesicus fuscus isolate TK198812 chromosome 1, DD_ASM_mEF_20220401, whole genome shotgun sequence genome encodes:
- the SLITRK2 gene encoding SLIT and NTRK-like protein 2, whose translation MLSSVWFLSVLTVAGFLQTESRKTAKDICKIRCLCEEKENVLNINCENKGFTTVSLLQPPQYRIYQLFLNGNLLTRLYPNEFVNYSNAVTLHLGNNGLQEIRTGAFSGLKTLKRLHLNNNKLEVLREDTFLGLESLEYLQADYNYISAIEAGAFSKLNKLKVLILNDNLLLSLPSNVFRFVLLTHLDLRGNRLKVMPFAGVLEHIGGIMEIQLEENPWNCTCDLLPLKAWLDTITVFVGEIVCETPFRLHGKDVTQLTRQDLCPRKSSGDSSQRGGHADTHIQRLWPTMNPALNPTRAPKASRPPKMRNRPTPRVTVSKERQSFGPIMVYQTKSPVPLTCPSNCVCTSQSSDNGLNVNCQERKFTNISDLQPKPTSPKKLYLTGNYLQTVYKNDLLDYSSLDLLHLGNNRIAVIQEGAFTNLTSLRRLYLNGNYLEVLYPSMFDGLHSLQYLYLEYNVIKEIKPLTFDALINLQLLFLNNNLLRSLPDNIFGGTALTRLNLRNNHFSHLPVKGVLDQLPAFIQIDLQENPWDCTCDIMGLKDWTEHANSPVIINEVTCESPAKHAGEILKFLGREAICPDSPNLSDGTILSMNHNTNTPRLLSVSPSSYPELHTEVPLSVLILGLLVVFILSVCFGAGLFVFVLKRRKGVPSVPRNTNNLDVSSFQLQYGSYNSETQDKTDGHVYNYIPPPVGQMCQNPIYMQKEGDPVAYYRNLQEFSYSNLEEKKDEPATVAYTISATELLEKQATPREPELLYQNIAERVKELPSAGLVHYNFCTLPKRQFAPAYESRRQNQDRINKTVLYGTPRKCFVGQSKPDHPLLQAKPQSEPDYLEVLEKQTAISQL comes from the coding sequence ATGCTGAGCAGCGTTTGGTTCCTCAGTGTGTTAACGGTGGCCGGGTTCTTACAGACAGAGAGTCGCAAAACTGCCAAAGACATTTGCAAGATCCGCTGCCTGTGCGAAGAGAAGGAAAACGTACTGAATATTAACTGCGAAAACAAAGGATTTACTACTGTCAGCCTGCTCCAGCCTCCCCAGTATAGAATCTACCAGCTTTTCCTCAATGGAAACCTCCTGACACGACTGTACCCAAACGAGTTTGTAAATTACTCCAATGCAGTGACTCTCCACCTAGGTAACAACGGTCTGCAGGAGATCCGAACTGGAGCATTCAGTGGCCTGAAAACACTCAAGAGACTACACCTCAACAACAACAAGCTCGAGGTGCTAAGGGAGGACACCTTCCTGGGCCTGGAAAGTCTTGAGTACCTCCAGGCTGACTATAATTACATCAGTGCCATCGAAGCAGGGGCATTCAGCAAACTGAATAAGCTCAAAGTGCTCATACTGAATGACAACCTTCTGCTGTCACTGCCCAGCAATGTGTTCCGGTTTGTCCTGCTGACCCACTTAGACCTGAGAGGAAATAGGCTGAAAGTGATGCCTTTTGCTGGTGTCCTTGAACATATTGGAGGGATCATGGAGATTCAGCTGGAGGAAAACCCATGGAACTGCACTTGTGACTTACTTCCTCTCAAGGCTTGGCTGGACACCATAACTGTTTTTGTGGGAGAGATTGTCTGTGAAACTCCCTTTAGATTGCATGGGAAAGATGTGACCCAACTGACCAGGCAAGACCTCTGTCCCAGAAAAAGTTCTGGTGATTCCAGTCAGAGGGGCGGCCATGCTGACACACACATCCAAAGGCTGTGGCCTACAATGAACCCTGCTCTCAACCCAACCAGGGCTCCAAAAGCCAGCAGACCACCCAAAATGAGAAATCGTCCAACTCCCCGGGTCACTGTTTCGAAGGAACGGCAGAGCTTTGGCCCAATCATGGTGTACCAGACCAAGTCCCCTGTGCCCCTAACCTGCCCCAGTAACTGTGTGTGCACCTCTCAGAGCTCAGACAATGGTTTAAATGTAAACTGCCAAGAAAGGAAGTTCACTAATATATCCGACCTGCAGCCCAAACCTACCAGTCCAAAGAAACTCTACCTGACAGGGAACTATCTTCAAACTGTCTATAAGAATGACCTCTTAGATTATAGTTCTTTGGATTTGTTACATTTAGGAAACAACAGGATTGCAGTCATTCAGGAAGGTGCTTTCACAAACTTGACCAGTTTACGCAGACTTTATCTAAATGGCAATTACCTTGAAGTGCTGTATCCTTCTATGTTTGATGGACTGCACAGCTTGCAGTATCTCTATTTAGAATATAATGTCATTAAGGAAATTAAGCCGCTAACCTTTGATGCTTTGATTAACCTTCAGCTACTGTTTCTGAATAACAACTTGCTGAGGTCCTTGCCTGATAACATATTTGGGGGCACAGCCCTCACCAGGCTGAATCTGAGAAACAACCATTTTTCTCACCTGCCTGTGAAAGGGGTTCTGGATCAGCTTCCAGCTTTTATCCAGATAGATCTGCAAGAGAATCCATGGGACTGCACCTGTGATATCATGGGGTTAAAGGACTGGACAGAGCATGCCAATTCCCCTGTCATCATCAATGAGGTGACCTGTGAGTCTCCTGCTAAGCATGCAGGGGAGATTCTGAAGTTTCTGGGGAGGGAGGCTATCTGTCCAGACAGTCCAAACTTGTCAGATGGAACTATTCTGTCAATGAATCACAACACAAACACACCTCGGTTGCTTAGTGTGTCTCCCAGCTCCTATCCTGAACTACACACTGAAGTCCCACTTTCTGTCTTAATCTTAGGATTGCttgttgtctttattttatctGTCTGTTTTGGGGCTGGTTTATTCGTCTTTGTTCTGAAACGCCGAAAAGGGGTGCCAAGTGTTCCGAGGAATACCAACAACTTAGATGTAAGTTCCTTTCAGTTACAGTATGGGTCTTACAACAGTGAGACTCAAGATAAAACAGATGGCCATGTCTATAATTATATCCCCCCACCTGTGGGGCAGATGTGCCAAAACCCCATCTACATGCAGAAGGAAGGAGACCCAGTGGCCTATTACCGAAACCTGCAAGAATTCAGCTACAGCAAcctggaagagaaaaaagatgagCCAGCCACTGTTGCTTACACTATAAGTGCCACTGAATTGCTAGAAAAGCAGGCCACACCAAGGGAGCCTGAGCTGCTGTATCAGAATATTGCTGAGCGAGTCAAGGAACTCCCCAGTGCAGGACTAGTCCACTATAACTTTTGTACCTTACCTAAAAGGCAGTTCGCCCCTGCATATGAATCTCGACGCCAAAACCAAGACAGAATCAATAAAACCGTTTTATATGGAACTCCCAGGAAATGCTTTGTGGGGCAGTCAAAACCTGACCACCCTTTACTGCAAGCTAAGCCACAATCAGAACCAGACTACCTCGAAGTTCTGGAAAAACAAACTGCAATTAGTCAGCTGTGA